From a single Brassica napus cultivar Da-Ae chromosome C9, Da-Ae, whole genome shotgun sequence genomic region:
- the LOC106422104 gene encoding glutathione S-transferase T3-like: protein MDSRNPYSQYSIYVGLLNSQRENVVNENFPYESFPSSVNIGASEIPPFSSQQSEAPTLPEDTPTERRERKKWTPADDEVLISAWLNTSKDAVVGNDQKSGTFWKRVGEYYAASPHARQVLMLDRVVRTESISIFCGAFAAAERQITSGQNDNDVLKVAHDIFYSDHTMKFTLEHVWCVLRSEQKWLSLNTPKATASSKRKTSEAGSQSPSTNGGDHEMRLEGIKAAKARRNNAKGKALEEYKSVWELKMEDLAMKEKLSKLAILDTLLAKKESLSETEEVVKNKLLAEYF from the exons ATGGATTCAAGGAATCCATATAGCCAGTATTCTATTTATGTAGGGCTTCTTAACAGTCAACGAGAAAATGTAGtgaatgaaaactttccttatgaaAGTTTTCCTTCTAGTGTAAACATTGGAGCCTCAGAAATCCCTCCTTTCAGTTCCCAACAATCTGAGGCTCCAACTCTACCTGAAGACACACCCACGGAGCGTCGGGAGAGAAAGAAATGGACCCCAGCTGATGACGAGGTTCTAATCAGTGCCTGGCTAAACACATCTAAGGATGCTGTTGTTGGAAATGATCAAAAGTCAGGCACCTTCTGGAAACGAGTAGGAGAATACTACGCAGCAAGTCCTCATGCTAGACAAGTCCTCATGCTAGACAGGGTGGTGAGAACAGAGAGCATATCCatt TTCTGTGGAGCATTCGCTGCTGCAGAGAGACAAATCACCAGCGGACAGAATGACAACGATGTTCTAAAGGTGGCTCATGACATCTTCTACTCCGACCACACCATGAAGTTTACCCTTGAGCATGTGTGGTGTGTGTTGAGGTCTGAACAGAAATGGTTAAGCCTGAACACTCCTAAAGCTACTGCCAGTTCTAAGAGAAAAACAAGTGAGGCCGGTTCGCAATCTCCAAGCACCAATGGTGGTGACCATGAGATGCGGCTCGAAGGTATCAAGGCTGCAAAAGCAAGAAGGAATAATGCTAAAGGGAAGGCTCTTGAGGAGTATAAGAGCGTGTGGGAGCTCAAGATGGAAGATTTGGCGATGAAGGAGAAACTATCCAAGCTCGCCATACTTGACACTCTCCTTGCTAAAAAGGAATCACTTAGTGAGACTGAAGAAGTTGTCAAGAATAAACTCCTTGCCGAGTATTTCTAA
- the LOC106422103 gene encoding uncharacterized protein At4g04775-like — protein sequence MGLDYSYTQPSESEEYGENSADSGYSQTEDDILLDQAEIDAARRQYPPQPEVEFGFPKTCYCGGDPLVATSYTRNDPGRRYYTCENVDDGECHVWKWWDVAVMEEMRAMDRQYGKLSEKVDYLNFMSDYETHLRQVKDLHNDNKQKLIRLEKIVCDLAKKKSRVRNGLEFVVGVMVFVVVVAGMVLMFK from the coding sequence ATGGGACTGGATTACAGCTATACCCAGCCTTCTGAATCGGAGGAGTATGGTGAAAACTCAGCAGACAGTGGCTACAGCCAAACAGAAGATGATATACTACTGGACCAAGCTGAGATTGATGCCGCGCGACGTCAGTACCCTCCGCAGCCTGAGGTTGAGTTTGGATTCCCGAAGACATGCTACTGTGGTGGCGACCCTCTTGTAGCAACCTCTTACACCAGAAATGATCCAGGCCGAAGGTATTACACGTGTGAGAATGTTGACGACGGAGAGTGCCATGTTTGGAAGTGGTGGGATGTGGCGGTtatggaggagatgagagccATGGATAGACAGTATGGGAAGCTGTCTGAAAAGGTAGATTATCTTAACTTTATGAGTGATTATGAGACACACCTTAGGCAGGTTAAGGATCTCCATAATGACAATAAGCAGAAACTGATTAGGCTTGAGAAGATAGTATGTGACTTAGCTAAGAAGAAATCAAGGGTTAGGAATGGCTTAGAATTCGTTGTTGGTGTAATGGTTTTCGTTGTAGTTGTTGCTGGAATGGTCCTCATGTTTAAGTAA
- the LOC106422106 gene encoding uncharacterized protein LOC106422106, producing MAVDEQDNPSESTPREAELQRQLEDYKASLKEKLDEHSKQLEQSAEKLTQLDSENLVLRDKNQAINTASNKKRRFRTQVRSMLRLDTPNTARGIARQPSDEAGASGEKVGDTRVHETISSDSEPDSKKEASEGAVALQSSLTTYLEQLFSKKLDAMQCMIERLPGVAPLIRKSNPGSYADTPFTDNIGLIKMPRKFSFPNIKMYDGTGDPDDHIAQYKQRMLAVALPREFREATMCKGFGSTLIGPALQWYINLPIGSISSFAALSDKFVEQFASSRSLEKTSDSLYEILQHRVEPLRDYIARFNQEKVSIPECNITTAISVFKRGLLPDGDLYKELTKYQCKTMEDVLSRAWAQVKWEEDVTSRAKAQQKQDQKAARQDRNDRDERSSKKPTKDQGGRNRGRYMSRPLERAEGMPVSTWPDISHLSVSQPELINALRQMGQQCEFHRDHGHKTEDCIALKIEVNKLLQKGYLREFLSEKVKNLLSKETPTKSAETKPASPPRQDRVIHVISGGSEISGISHAAAKKSTQNAKLGLETSKSKWLLLGTDKISFTAKEKEKVLAPHHDALVVSLTVANCLVRRILVDNGSSSNIIFQAAYQDMGLDESALTRKTTTLVGFSGEVKRTAGEVVLPVYAEGINMSTMFLLVDCQSSYNMILGRPWIHDMGAVPSTLHRMVKFPTPWGIKAVRSDQENSRSCYQTTLKGKTKVL from the exons ATGGCGGTAGATGAGCAAGACAACCCGTCAGAATCTACACCAAGAGAAGCCGAGCTACAAAGGCAACTCGAGGATTACAAAGCCAG CCTGAAGGAAAAGCTAGACGAACACTCGAAGCAGCTGGAGCAAAGTGCTGAGAAGCTTACTCAGCTCGATTCTGAAAACCTTGTTCTCCGAGACAAGAATCAAGCCATCAACACGGCAAGCAACAAGAAACGCCGCTTCCGCACACAGGTCCGATCCATGCTGCGCCTGGACACACCCAACACCGCAAGAGGTATCGCCCGACAACCTTCAGATGAAGCCGGGGCATCAGGAGAAAAAGTTGGAGATACGCGAGTCCATGAAACAATATCCAGCGACTCTGAGCCAGACTCCAAGAAGGAAGCATCTGAAGGAGCCGTGGCATTGCAGTCCTCATTGACCACCTACCTAGAGCAGTTGTTCTCCAAGAAGCTCGACGCCATGCAATGTATGATAGAAAGGCTCCCCGGGGTGGCACCTCTGATTCGGAAAAGTAATCCCGGTTCTTACGCCGATACTCCTTTCACAGACAACATTGGCCTGATCAAGATGCCAAGAAAGTTCTCCTTCCCCAACATAAAGATGTATGACGGCACCGGTGACCCAGACGACCACATCGCTCAGTACAAACAAAGGATGCTAGCTGTAGCACTCCCAAGGGAGTTCCGCGAGGCTACCATGTGCAAGGGATTCGGCTCAACCCTGATCGGACCCGCATTGCAATGGTACATCAACCTACCCATCGGATCCATATCTTCATTCGCGGCCCTCAGCGATAAGTTCGTAGAGCAGTTCGCAAGTAGCCGGAGCCTGGAGAAAACCTCGGACAGCCTCTACGAAATCCTCCAGCATCGGGTCGAACCCCTTCGCGATTATATAGCTCGCTTCAATCAGGAAAAGGTATCGATCCCCGAATGCAACATCACAACGGCAATCTCAGTCTTCAAAAGAGGCTTGCTCCCAGACGGGGATCTCTATAAGGAACTCACCAAGTACCAGTGCAAGACCATGGAAGACGTATTGTCTCGAGCGTGGGCCCAAGTGAAATGGGAAGAGGATGTCACAAGCCGCGCCAAGGCTCAACAGAAACAAGATCAGAAAGCAGCCAGGCAAGACCGAAATGATAGAGACGAGAGGTCCTCCAAGAAACCCACGAAAGACCAAGGAGGCAGGAACCGGGGCAGGTACATGAGCCGTCCACTCGAGAGAGCGGAAGGGATGCCGGTGTCTACCTGGCCAGATATCTCACACTTGTCTGTATCCCAACCAGAGCTAATTAACGCCCTAAGGCAGATGGGTCAACAG TGTGAGTTCCACCGTGACCATGGTCACAAGACGGAGGACTGCATCGCATTAAAGATCGAAGTCAACAAGCTCCTCCAAAAGGGATATCTCCGGGAATTCCTCTCAGAAAAGGTGAAGAACCTCCTAAGCAAGGAGACACCCACGAAATCTGCTGAAACGAAGCCCGCGTCACCACCTCGCCAAGACCGAGTAATCCATGTCATATCCGGAGGTTCAGAGATAAGCGGCATAAGCCATGCAGCTGCAAAGAAGAGCACTCAAAACGCCAAACTTGGTCTGGAGACGTCTAAATCAAAATGGCTACTCTTGGGAACAGACAAGATAAGCTTCACGgcgaaggagaaagagaaggtcCTGGCTCCCCATCATGACGCTCTAGTAGTATCGCTTACCGTAGCAAACTGCTTGGTAAGGAGGATCCTAGTAGATAACGGAAGCTCCagcaacatcatcttccaggcCGCCTATCAGGACATGGGGTTGGATGAAAGTGCCTTAACTAGAAAGACAACCACACTCGTGGGATTCAGCGGAGAGGTGAAGCGAACCGCCGGTGAAGTGGTCCTTCCAGTCTATGCTGAAGGAATCAACATGTCAACTATGTTCCTGCTCGTCGACTGCCAATCATCCTACAACATGATCTTGGGAAGACCATGGATCCATGATATGGGAGCTGTCCCCTCAACACTCCATCGAATGGTGAAGTTCCCTACTCCCTGGGGCATCAAGGCCGTCAGGAGTGATCAAGAAAATTCTCGATCCTGCTACCAGACCACCTTAAAGGGGAAGACaaaggtcttatag
- the LOC106422131 gene encoding cryptochrome-1 gives MSNSCSGGGGCSIVWFRRDLRVEDNPALAAAVRAGPVIAVFVWAPEEEGHYQPGRVSRWWLKNSLAQLDSSLRSLGTCLITKRSTDSVASLLEVVKSTGASQIFFNHLYDPLSLVRDHRAKDALTAEGIAVKSFNADLLYEPWEVTDELGRPFSMFAAFWERCLSMPYDPESPLLPPKKIISGDVSKCVADTLIFEDESEKGSNALLARAWSPGWSNADKALTTFINGPLIEYSKNRRKADSATTSFLSPHLHFGEVSVRKVFHLLRIKQVAWANEGNQAGEESVNLFLKSIGLREYSRYISFNHPYSHERPLLGHLKFFPWAVDENYFKAWRQGRTGYPLVDAGMRELWATGWLHDRIRVVVSSFFVKVLQLPWRWGMKYFWDTLLDADLESDALGWQYITGTLPDSREFDRIDNPQFEGYKFDPNGEYVRRWLPELSRLPTEWIHHPWNAPESVLQAAGIELGSNYPRPIVGLDEAKARLHEALSQMWQLEAASRAAIENGTEEGLGDSTEFVEAPIEFPRDITMEETEPTRLNPVRRYEDQMVPSITTSLIRPEEDEESSLNLRNSVGDSRAEVPRNMVNTNQAQQQEARAEQVSNQVTAMIPEFNIRIVAENTEESTAESSSSGRRERDGGIVPEWSGYSEQFASEENGIGGGSTTSSYLQNHHEIVNWRRLSQTG, from the exons ATGTCTAATTCATGTTCAGGTGGTGGTGGGTGTAGTATTGTATGGTTTAGGAGAGATCTAAGAGTTGAAGATAATCCAGCTTTAGCTGCAGCTGTAAGAGCTGGACCTGTAATCGCTGTGTTTGTATGGGCACCAGAGGAAGAAGGACACTATCAGCCTGGTAGGGTTTCAAGGTGGTGGCTCAAGAACAGTTTGGCTCAGCTTGATTCTTCTCTTAGAAGCCTTGGTACTTGTCTCATCACCAAGAGATCTACCGATAGTGTTGCTTCTCTTCTTGAAGTTGTTAAATCCACTGGTGCTTCTCAGATCTTCTTCAACCATTTGTATG ATCCATTATCCTTGGTCCGTGATCATCGTGCCAAGGACGCTCTGACAGCGGAAGGGATAGCGGTTAAATCATTCAACGCAGATTTGCTTTACGAGCCATGGGAAGTGACTGATGAATTAGGCCGTCCTTTCTCAATGTTTGCTGCCTTTTGGGAAAGGTGCCTTAGCATGCCTTATGACCCTGAGTCTCCTCTTCTCCCACCCAAGAAGATCATTTCTG GTGATGTGTCCAAGTGTGTTGCGGATACATTGATCTTCGAAGATGAATCAGAGAAAGGAAGCAATGCACTTCTAGCTCGTGCCTGGTCTCCGGGTTGGAGTAATGCTGATAAGGCTCTCACAACCTTCATAAACGGACCACTGATTGAATACTCTAAGAACCGCAGGAAAGCTGACAGTGCCACAACCTCGTTCCTTTCTCCACACTTGCATTTTGGGGAAGTGAGTGTGAGAAAAGTTTTCCATCTTCTTCGGATCAAACAGGTTGCGTGGGCAAACGAAGGAAACCAAGCCGGGGAAGAAAGCGTGAATCTTTTCCTCAAATCTATCGGTCTCCGGGAATACTCTAGGTACATAAGCTTCAACCACCCCTACTCACATGAAAGACCACTTCTCGGCCATCTTAAGTTCTTCCCTTGGGCTGTGGATGAGAACTATTTCAAGGCGTGGAGGCAAGGCCGGACGGGATATCCCCTGGTCGATGCCGGGATGAGAGAGTTATGGGCTACTGGTTGGTTGCACGATCGCATAAGAGTAGTTGTTTCAAGCTTCTTTGTCAAAGTGCTTCAGTTGCCATGGAGATGGGGGATGAAGTATTTCTGGGACACACTTCTTGATGCAGATTTAGAAAGTGATGCTCTCGGTTGGCAATACATCACCGGTACTCTGCCGGATAGCCGGGAGTTTGATCGCATAGATAACCCTCAGTTTGAAGGATACAAGTTTGATCCAAACGGTGAGTACGTAAGAAGATGGCTTCCAGAACTTTCAAGACTCCCCACGGAGTGGATACATCATCCATGGAACGCGCCTGAATCTGTGCTTCAAGCTGCTGGTATTGAGCTTGGATCAAACTACCCTCGACCAATTGTTGGATTAGATGAAGCAAAAGCACGGCTTCATGAAGCACTTTCACAGATGTGGCAACTAGAAGCTGCCTCAAGAGCTGCAATAGAGAACGGAACCGAAGAAGGACTTGGAGATTCTACCGAGTTTGTTGAAGCTCCTATCGAGTTCCCTAGAGACATCACAATGGAAGAGACTGAACCAACCAGACTCAACCCAGTCAGGAGATATGAGGATCAAATGGTTCCAAGCATTACTACTTCGTTGATCAGACctgaagaagacgaagagtCGTCTCTGAATTTGAGAAATTCAGTAGGAGATAGCAGAGCAGAGGTTCCGAGGAACATGGTCAACACCAACCAAGCTCAGCAGCAGGAGGCAAGAGCTGAACAGGTTTCGAACCAAGTCACTGCTATGATTCCAGAATTCAATATTAGAATTGTTGCAGAAAACACTGAAGAGTCGACAGCAGAATCTTCCAGCAGCGGAAGAAGAGAGAGGGACGGAGGCATTGTCCCCGAGTGGTCAGGGTACTCGGAACAGTTTGCTAGTGAAGAGAATGGGATTGGAGGAGGAAGTACAACATCTAGCTACTTGCAGAACCACCATGAAATAGTTAACTGGAGACGGCTGTCACAAACCGG GTAA